The following proteins are encoded in a genomic region of Cryptomeria japonica chromosome 11, Sugi_1.0, whole genome shotgun sequence:
- the LOC131855947 gene encoding disease resistance protein RPP8-like: MASILAEGVVGKVCEMAIQQVANEVSIVYNFSEDFERLKNKMRQINYFLNEADEKSSTQKESVKEWLQSVRDIAWEAEDLLQICAVDSTNSQSCTLSCNQLILRHQMGRRIQKVKARVSSVIEDGNQLNIGHTLVSHVDAAESSNTSQRRKYTRLSVLPSDSKPVGIQSKIDSMVNLLESPQFPIIAVVGMGGLGKTYLLQHVYNAQKGRYEKSVWLSVSQFYSFSKLLNDLAFQLDEDLSKKIKKSGVSEEVAAESIYSFMQGKKCLIVLDDVWRATREGDLLTKLGIPTGANGQCQVLVSTRSREVSANLKAQIYEMESLTDGESWKLFCVYAFPESEGNRAPEPLEEVARKIMKECGNLPLAIKTTAASLANTSLPEWQSKLSKLKKVSIPSDPVMDILKLSYDALPAHLKACFAYLSFFPEDEQIECEYLIYLWMGEGFVPAGDNPWDCLYQLANLCLLEVWEDKWLTKYCKIHDLLLDLTILISRENKCSFSVDEAFSKLRSVNTGGGRWCRLFLAKKDIHEHVISERRPVSPTLVRTLSLSDNTEIGGKFPAKLFYGMRVLRVLDLTNTNISTLPACIGQMKLLKVLNLSWTKIKKVPDCVRYLKSLCYLNVSCSHHLMESEAPEWISELRCLQHLKGPFERMPKGISKLEALRTLRVQSFLSLSMEEDGVLRLEDVGKMSEIEEIGFKVEDESQLKKMEEGILAPLLKLRRLEVENGIHEMQSDLPQFPERMGAMRDLECLLLRKFAVPSWICCLANLRYLCLWECDCSNYPELQTMPNLVSLWLRKNKRCTELPKAFGKSGGFPHLRFFWIYDFPELEEFPEMEDGAMACLEKLEIFGCRKVKKVGEGLERLRRLKEFRFEESGTDELRETLKEGGSYWEKVKTINSHITIICTSY, translated from the coding sequence ATGGCGTCTATTCTTGCAGAGGGTGTTGTTGGTAAAGTTTGTGAGATGGCCATTCAACAAGTGGCTAATGAGGTAAGCATAGTCTACAACTTCTCGGAAGACTTTGAACGGTTGAAGAACAAAATGAGGCAAATAAATTATTTTCTGAATGAAGCTGATGAGAAGAGCAGTACACAAAAGGAGTCTGTGAAAGAATGGCTTCAGAGCGTTCGTGATATTGCCTGGGAGGCAGAGGACCTACTTCAAATATGTGCCGTGGATTCTACTAATTCTCAGTCATGCACTTTGAGTTGTAATCAATTAATTCTTCGCCATCAAATGGGCAGAAGGATTCAAAAGGTCAAAGCCCGAGTGAGCTCCGTTATTGAAGATGGAAACCAACTGAATATAGGTCATACTCTGGTGTCTCACGTAGATGCAGCAGAATCATCAAATACATCCCAGAGGCGAAAGTATACGAGACTGAGTGTCTTACCCAGCGATTCTAAACCAGTGGGGATACAGTCCAAGATTGACAGCATGGTGAATTTGCTAGAAAGCCCCCAATTTCCAATTATTGCAGTGGTTGGAATGGGGGGACTGGGCAAGACCTATCTTCTTCAGCATGTGTACAACGCCCAAAAAGGAAGGTATGAGAAATCTGTATGGCTTTCAGTTTCTCAGTTCTATTCTTTTTCCAAGTTGCTCAATGATTTAGCCTTCCAATTAGATGAAGATTTAAGTAAAAAAATTAAGAAGAGTGGTGTAAGTGAAGAGGTAGCAGCAGAGTCGATTTATAGCTTTATGCAAGGGAAGAAGTGCCTTATTGTTTTAGATGATGTGTGGAGGGCTACTAGAGAAGGTGATTTGCTAACCAAACTTGGTATCCCAACTGGAGCTAATGGTCAATGCCAAGTTTTGGTTAGCACAAGAAGCAGAGAGGTTTCCGCAAATCTCAAGGCTCAGATTTATGAGATGGAAAGTTTGACAGATGGAGAGAGCTGGAAGCTGTTTTGTGTTTATGCATTTCCTGAGTCTGAAGGAAATAGAGCGCCAGAGCCCCTGGAGGAGGTAGCTCGTAAAATCATGAAGGAATGTGGGAATTTGCCACTTGCCATCAAGACCACTGCAGCGTCTCTAGCGAACACTTCACTGCCAGAGTGGCAGTCCAAGTTGAGCAAGCTTAAAAAGGTAAGCATTCCTAGCGATCCTGTCATGGATATTCTCAAGCTGAGTTACGACGCCCTGCCTGCACATCTTAAGGCTTGTTTTGCTTATCTTTCATTCTTTCCCGAGGATGAGCAAATAGAGTGTGAGTATCTCATATATCTATGGATGGGAGAAGGGTTCGTTCCGGCAGGAGACAATCCTTGGGATTGTTTATATCAGCTTGCCAATCTGTGCCTGCTTGAAGTATGGGAAGATAAATGGCTAACAAAATATTGTAAAATTCACGATTTATTGCTTGATTTGACCATACTTATCTCCAGAGAAAATAAATGTTCATTCAGCGTTGACGAGGCCTTCTCCAAATTGCGATCTGTGAATACAGGTGGTGGTCGCTGGTGTCGCCTATTTTTGGCGAAGAAAGATATACATGAGCATGTCATCTCAGAGAGGCGTCCTGTTTCTCCAACACTTGTCCGCACACTGTCGCTGTCCGACAATACAGAAATTGGAGGAAAATTTCCGGCAAAGCTGTTTTACGGTATGAGAGTATTGCGGGTTCTTGATTTGACCAACACAAATATCTCCACATTGCCTGCTTGTATTGGACAGATGAAACTACTCAAAGTCTTGAATTTGAGTTGGACAAAAATTAAGAAGGTACCAGACTGTGTAAGATATCTTAAGAGTCTCTGTTATCTTAATGTCTCTTGTTCCCATCACTTAATGGAGAGTGAGGCACCAGAATGGATAAGTGAGCTGAGGTGTCTTCAGCATTTGAAAGGCCCGTTTGAGCGAATGCCAAAGGGAATATCAAAGCTGGAGGCTTTGCGAACACTGCGAGTACAATCGTTCTTGTCCTTGTCAATGGAAGAAGACGGTGTGTTAAGGTTAGAGGATGTTGGCAAGATGAGTGAGATTGAGGAAATAGGGTTTAAAGTTGAGGATGAATCACAGTTGAAGAAGATGGAAGAAGGGATACTTGCACCCTTGCTCAAGTTGCGTCGACTAGAAGTGGAAAATGGCATCCATGAAATGCAATCAGATCTTCCTCAGTTTCCGGAGAGAATGGGTGCAATGAGAGATCTGGAATGTCTCTTACTAAGGAAGTTCGCAGTGCCCAGTTGGATATGTTGTTTGGCAAATCTCAGGTACCTCTGTTTATGGGAGTGTGATTGCAGTAATTATCCGGAATTACAAACAATGCCCAATCTCGTGAGTTTGTGGTTGCGGAAGAATAAGAGGTGCACAGAATTGCCAAAGGCGTTTGGAAAGTCGGGAGGGTTTCCACATCTCCGCTTCTTTTGGATATATGATTTCCCCGAATTGGAGGAGTTTCCAGAAATGGAGGATGGAGCGATGGCATGTCTTGAGAAGTTGGAGATATTTGGGTGTAGGAAGGTGAAAAAAGTGGGAGAGGGATTGGAGCGGCTGAGAAGACTCAAGGAGTTCAGGTTTGAAGAATCAGGGACGGATGAATTGAGGGAGACATTGAAGGAAGGCGGGTCGTATTGGGAAAAAGTCAAAACCATCAATTCTCATATAACTATTATTTGTACTAGTTATTGA